A genomic region of Brachyhypopomus gauderio isolate BG-103 unplaced genomic scaffold, BGAUD_0.2 sc114, whole genome shotgun sequence contains the following coding sequences:
- the LOC143497892 gene encoding tripartite motif-containing protein 72-like: protein MPRGRITLNSESVAEGGNRIALQEIQLQNTEVNTEAVITLSKRTFIVLTLTSAVTILSLLGGLVITAYKLTEISNLLNSGLTKAQKEFPSLSSKEGIIPDEVWRWIVAVKADMTFNAKSANSLLRVSNNGKRLYQASPGSAPLPLTAETYLTCICVSSKVSLNTRAYFEVEVMRTMSWTLGLRAQSFDADNNHDSDPASGIWTIASADGKIVINDGEAIPTPHATPRRLGLYLDYKRGQLSFYDTATRLHLHTYLASFREKLLFYAAVHVGIEENHYPLMSFS from the exons ATGCCAAGAGGCCGTATTACCCTAAACTCAGAGTCTGTGGCGGAGG GTGGTAATAGAATTGCACTGCAAGAAATACAACTTCAAAATACAGAAG TTAACACTGAGGCCGTGATCACTCTGAGCAAGCGTACATTCATAGTACTCACCTTGACTAGTGCTGTCACCATACTCTCTCTCCTGGGTGGCCTGGTCATAACTG CATATAAATTAACTGAAATTAGTAATCTGCTTAATTCAG GACTAACAAAAGCTCAGAAGGAGTTTCCAAGTCTGTCAA GCAAAGAAGGCATTATTCCAGACGAAG tgtggagATGGATTGTGGCAGTTAAAG CTGATATGACCTTTAATGCTAAATCAGCCAACTCGCTCCTCAGAGTGAGCAACAATGGCAAACGTCTCTACCAAGCCTCCCCGGGCAGCGCGCCCCTCCCCCTGACGGCGGAGACCTACCTGACGTGCATCTGTGTCTCATCAAAGGTCTCCTTGAACACAAGGGCCTATTTTGAAGTTGAAGTGATGCGAACCATGTCGTGGACTTTGGGGTTACGCGCGCAGTCCTTCGATGCAGATAACAACCATGATTCTGATCCTGCTAGTGGCATCTGGACAATTGCTTCAGCAGATGGTAAAATAGTAATTAACGATGGTGAGGCCATCCCAACACCTCACGCCACTCCCCGTAGGCTGGGACTGTACCTCGACTACAAACGAGGTCAGCTGTCCTTCTACGACACGGCCACTAGACTTCACTTACATACCTATCTGGCCTCCTTCAGAGAAAAGCTTCTTTTTTATGCAGCTGTGCATGTTGGGATTGAAGAGAACCATTATCCATTAATGTCTTTTTCTTAA